A stretch of Paludisphaera borealis DNA encodes these proteins:
- a CDS encoding hydrolase: MRATQRLTAPRGALLVIDVQEKLIAAIPDRERLVANAVRLIHGAKLLNIPASATEQYPKGLGATIPAIAELIPDRPSKLAFQCCAVPQILEQLYGRHIRHITLAGIEAHVCVAQTALELLDLGFRVQIPADAVASRSSSDQKFALRRLENAGATISTTEAVLFEWCETADRPEFKAISGLIKSGSAG; this comes from the coding sequence ATGCGCGCAACCCAACGACTGACCGCGCCCCGAGGCGCGTTGCTGGTGATCGACGTCCAGGAAAAGCTGATCGCGGCGATTCCCGACCGTGAACGCCTCGTGGCCAACGCCGTCCGGCTGATCCACGGGGCGAAGCTGCTGAACATCCCGGCGTCAGCCACCGAGCAGTACCCCAAGGGCCTCGGCGCCACGATCCCGGCGATCGCCGAATTGATCCCGGACCGACCGTCGAAGCTCGCGTTCCAGTGCTGCGCAGTGCCCCAGATCCTCGAACAGCTTTACGGCCGCCACATCCGCCACATCACCCTTGCGGGCATCGAGGCGCACGTCTGCGTCGCCCAGACGGCTCTGGAACTGCTCGATCTCGGCTTCCGCGTCCAGATCCCTGCCGACGCCGTCGCCTCCCGGAGCAGCTCCGACCAGAAGTTCGCGCTGCGCCGCCTCGAAAACGCCGGCGCGACCATCTCCACCACCGAAGCCGTCCTCTTCGAATGGTGCGAGACCGCCGACCGCCCCGAATTCAAGGCGATCAGCGGCCTGATCAAGTCGGGATCAGCGGGCTGA